DNA from Salvelinus alpinus chromosome 17, SLU_Salpinus.1, whole genome shotgun sequence:
tgtcatacccaagaagactcgaggctgtaatcactgccaaaggtgcttcaacaaagtactgagtaaacggtctgactacttatgtaaatgtgatacttcagttttttattaaaaaaaaaacagtttttgctttgtcattatgggatattgtgtgtagattgattaggaaaaaaatgatttaatacatttttgaataaggctgtaacgtaacaaaatgtggaaaaaataaatgggtctgaatactttccgaaggcactgtattaacACTTTCTATTTTTCTAAAGAGAGGCCAGACATATGCCACACAGACACTGAAGAAAGACCACCAAACCAGCTGCATCTAAAGAGGGTTAACTTTGGTTTTAAAACGACAAtcatttttaaatatataataaTTGGAGTCTTTTGACCAGGATTTATATTTTTGAGCAAATTGTAGTGGATCTTGCTGTCCATCAATTATATTCTAACCAGTTCATATGATCCCCTTCCACGAAATGTCTTGTCATTTTGATGAACAAATTCTGGAAAATTCACATATAACTGTAGCAATAGTTTCCCCCTAAGAGGCTTGGGTTAAGTATGGACGTTTTGCGTTATGGAAAAGACTCGTTAACACATTAAAGGGCAACTCTACCACTTTTCAAAATCATATTAATTCTCTCCAAAGCCATATCAATGTCTACAAATGTGAAAATAGCACATTTCTACATTTTATTGTggtaaaagaaaaacccttgaatgagtaggtgtgtccaaacttttgactggtactgtatgtatacactgatatggtgctggagataatgagtatgacgttgaaaagtggtggaattgccctttaagGAAATACAAAGAAGGAAAACAAGGTTATTTCTTTATTTCAAATAGTTATTTTATTTGGTTATTTCTTTATTTCAAATAGTAAAAAGCGCTATACAAAGAAAAGTATATTAATTGATTAAAGCAAAAACTATCAGAGTTCCAAACTTGTACACGTAACCacagcagtgttctagaatattggACCGTTGAGTTTTATACTTTCGAATTCTCAATGCAGCAAAAGCAATTTCTCCAACTGTCAACAGATTCAAATGATTAGAGGATGAGTACCAAGAGACGCATTGGTTGGGAATTGTGGTTAGTTGTGCGTTCGGTCTGTGCGTCCCCTGTGGATGGGGGTCTAGCTATGTCACAATGGGACGCCGGACCATCGTGTCCTAGCTTCTGCGCTTCTGATTTACGCTTTATGTAATGTACATAGTGACTCACACATTTGGATTTAAAACCATAAAGATAGATAGATCTTTGTATATTCGCAATTATAGCATCTgtggcagcaccattgaggcttagtcaattttcttcttcacgattggctgatccctcctgatgacccattggacatgactccaacagggtcaccaagagggatcagccaatgaagtaactcccacccagttgactacattaaaatggtggaagccctcaatggcactgcccatgctaaTACGGTCTTTCAGCCACTAGAGCCTCTTTCATTCTCTATGTTTAAAACAGAGCACTATGGGACATGTGTATGGATATTTGGGATAGCTGGTTTCAAATCAAAGGCTTATACCGATGTAGGATCTCAATTTGTTGCTGAATGTTCCTGCACATCAGAGAATGCAAATGTgtactgtattttatttttttaaatgcttctaaagtttgtcatttacatttaaaaatgtcaaacttgatttgccctaaggaaaaatgtatcaacccatacaaaaatgtccattaattataatccacataataattcacatttcctattgctgcaggattatttttctgctgtagcaaaTGGGCTcacattaagatcctacatctgttggCATCTGTATGGGTTTAAATCATCTGTACCAGCTCCTGAATCCTGCCACCGCAGTGACCAAGTGAGAGGGCACACAAACAGACGGGCACTCACACCAACAGAAGGCAAGGCACCTCTCTATGGCCTgcccatacagtgccttcggaaagtattcagaccccttaactttttccacattttggagACCAGACatatcacacacagacactgaagAAAGACCACAACACCAGCTGCAGCTAAAGAAGGTTAGCTTTGGTTTTCTCAATTCCCCCCAGTAAAAACACACACTTAAAAATAAGTGCTTTAAAAAGCTATCATGACTACATTACAACCATGTTAGAGaaagttatacatacacttaaatGTGCAAGGGCAACATGTATTTTCTACTAGCTAAGAGCAGAGCAACATTTACTATGTCATTTTTAAAGCCATACAATGGATTGGGAATAAGTATCCAGAAATGCAAAACGCAAATCTATGATGAAAACATATCTTTCAGTCTTTGTTCATGGTATAAATCTGAATACAGTTTTGGAAATGGGACGTTGTGTTCATTTGGGGCCTCAGCACCATGATGTAGACCTTGGGCATGAAGTAGCCACCGAGTATACCGAGCACACTGGACACTATGGCCAGCACATGCATGGCCATGGCAAATTCCCCCCTGCTGACAAAATAGATGGTGAAGAAGCTGATCCAGGAGATCATGTATATCATGAGACTAAAGGTGATACACTTGGCCTCATTGTAGTTGGCTGGCAGGTCTTTGCCCATGTAACTGAAGGAGAAGCAGAGCATGCTGAGCAGAGAGACGTAGGCTAGCTCTATCATGGCCCAAAAAGAGAGGGTGTTACTACACTCCGTGACGATGCTGTCGGAGTAGAAGTCCACGTCCTGGGAGGGGTACGGGGGGTTTAGAGTAACACGGAGCACAGAGATCAACAAAACTGTCATGGAAACAACGAGGACGGTGACTTCAGGCCCGTGGTTCTTAGTCCAGGTATCATAGGCCCGGGGAAGCTTGGAGGACAGCTTAAAGATGCACACTACCTGGAAGGAACGGACGGTGACACAAGCCAGACACACGGTGAAGCTGAAGACGAAGAGAGGCTGCTTGAGAAGGCAGTCAGTCTGAGACGGGAGGCCAAAGTGGCACAGGGCACTGGCAGCTGCAGCGGTTAGGGCCAGAAGCATCACCAGGCAGGTGTGCCCGCCGGCCGACTTGACCACAGGGGTGCCCAGGTTGAGGAGGAAGATGACCCCTGTCCCCAGGGTCATGAGCAAGGTCAGAGCCAGGAAGAGTAGCAGGGCGATAGACAGGGGACCGCCCCAGGCCAGCACTAGGACCGCCCGATCCAGACACACCTCGCTCTCCGCCGGGGACCACTGGTAAAGCTCACACATCTGGCACCGGGTGGATCCTAAAGAGTGACATACCATAACATCAATGCTGGGGTCAGTTCAATATTTATAGTACCAAGTTTCCAAAGATTAAGGGGTTTAGCTATATTCATTAATTGAGATTAAAATCATCCCCATAATTGAATGGATAGCAGTGATTACAACACCATCAGAGATCGTATTCCCATCATGTGTTATTCGagtagactgctaaatagctaacaaaatggctacacaaACTGTCTGAGTTGACCTTTGTATTTGattctctatgcacactcaaagggccctacacactacacacactgatactccaacacacatataaacactcactccataatttgctcacacacataatatgcacatacatactgactctacacacactcacatacaatcatcatatatgctgctgctacccagtttatcatatatcctgatgcctcgtcgccttacccctatacatatctacctctatcgatccagtatccctgcacattgtaaatatggtattggaactgaccctgtatatagtatgcttacttactttattgtgttCTTCTTGTTTCTTatttttatatattgtgtgttttAGTTGTACCTTGTTATTTtttgtattacattgttattgattagtgcattgttggggttagagctaGCAAGAAAGCCATTTTACTGTACttgtgtgcatgtgacattaaaacttgaaacttgaaaacTAGTGCTACCACCTGCTATAGGAGACAGTTTATGGAAGGGCAACATATGCCACCCGCTGGACACTTTCAAACAGTACAAATGGAATGTTCTTTAACAGACAGGGCTTGGACAATGGATGGGCATACACGACAACTGGTTGGTGTAATCTGTAATCTCACCAGTCTTGTTGAGGAAGTTGTGAGCAGCACAGGCCAGGCAGTCGAAGCAGCACTTGTGTTGTCCCGTCTGCAGCTTCCTGTGTCCTTTAGGGCATTCTGGGGAGCATATCGACGGAGGCACCTCCTAGACACACCCAGAAACACACACCGACGTTCCTCGTCCACCTATAACCAGGGTTTTCTCTTTCTATTTCTATAGTACCCAAAAACTATTCTGCAATTTCATCTGACAATGGGTATGATTATAATACTACTGTGCAAATGCTGTAATTCTGAGCCTTTACTTTTCCTGTGTATCCGTCGTCACTACCCCATTCAATTTGAGCAGGGTCCACTGTGAGGTCATTGGGGTCTGCAGTATAAGAGCCCACCTCACGGAGAGACCACTCTGTTCCCCTCCAAATCCAGGTCACGATGTCATATCCTGTGGGCGGGTCTCCGTTCTCATTAAAGTAAATAGAGGAGTTCCCAACAGAGAATCTCACCTGCTTTAACAGTGGCAGAAGCTGAGGGATAGACAGAAGACAATGAACATGCACTAAACATGACTGTAACATACCTGTGATAGTAAACATGATTTACTGTTGATTTCCAATAGTACATGGCAATCAAGTGTATAGTGGACTTCGCATTCTTTAGAGCAGGCTTTTTGACTACACTACCACCATTTTGAAAACACTAACCTGCCAAGGTAGCACTTCAGACTTTTGGCATTTACCCAAGCCACAACCAAGTGCTTGATGCAGTGCATGTGCCACAGCATATACAGCCTTGTAAACATTATAAGAGGATTTGATATCATAGTCCCCCAAAGAGAAGATTTCTGGTGCCACGCTGGAGAGGTCCGTATTTTGCAAACATTCAACACTCAGGTCCATCGTGCCATTGGAGGTGCCACTAAGTAACTTTGGAACAGCATGGCTTTCGAACTCCTCAAACCCAGTTATTGCTGTGTATTTGATGGAGATGCCTAGTACAGTCCCAATGGTGTGAATACCTGGTATCCCCGACACTAGAGTGGTGACTGACCAGTCCTCTGTCCCTATCCACACCTTACCAGTTACACCCTGCTCTATGACAAACGGGAAGAACTGACTGACTTTGGTCTTGCTGGAGAACACGACAATAGTGTTGACCTTGGTCTTCACAATGTTCTTGACTATGTTCCTCATGGTCTGGTTGTTGGCGGAGGTGAGTTCGGGGATGACCCCTTGGTAGGCGATGCAGATGTCGAAGTGAGCAGCCTGAAGGGAGAGACTCTCTATGCCCTGGAGGCCGTAGGAGTCATCGCTGCCCAGTAGAACGATCCAGGTCCAGTTAAAACGCACCAGCAGCTGGACCATGGCGTCCACCTGGTTCTTGTCACTGGGGATGGTGCGGAAGAAGGCTGGGTAGAGGAGCTTGTTACTCAGCATCTCATTGGAGGCTTCATAGGAGATCTAGGAAAAATATCACagataagaggaggaggaggaggaggaagaggagagggaggaggaggatggggagggggaggaggagggggaggataaataagaggaggaagaagaagaggaggaggacaaagTATAAAGTATAGGAGGCAAGAAGAATAAATATTTACATATATAAATAGGTTTGAAAAAACAAGTAAGATCAAAAGGAAGAGCAAAATAAGACTAAAACAAATGGTCACAACTGTATTCCATTCTTAGCCTAGAGATAATAGATATTAGCATTAGTTTTACTGGTGACCATACACTGTACCTGTGGCACTAGATAAGAGCCCAGCACTGCAGCAGGTGTGAAGGTGTAACTGCTACTATCAGGCCCGATCACTGCCACTGCCCTCTGGTCACCACCTGTGTTGTTCCATAAAGTTCTCTGGTACTGTTGGGCCAGCATGGCCAGAGTGGCCAACACACTGGCTGGTTGATTGCAGGTGTCATACGCCTGGTAACCCAGTGATACCCCTGGGAGAAGATGCTGGTTTTTGGTACCGTTGTTGATCTCCTCCAAAGCGAATCTCATGGCTTGTATCAAATGATAGCCATGTTTATTAAATTTGCCTCTGAATAGGAGAGAATTGCAAGCAGAATCAAAATGAATCTATAATATAAAGAAAGTGTTTGATTCAAGTCCCAATAATTCCGTGATTCTCTAAAGTTAACTAAAATGCCAGGGAAATAGATTAACAAAAGATGTCCTCTTGTGAGATCTTTGCTATTGTACTTACTCTTTACAGGCTCCCAGGTCTGGTAGGTTGGAGCTCGAGGGGGCCAACTTGTGTAGGGGAAAGAGACCATAGATGGAGTAGTCTCCTGGAAGCTGCAGACCGGTTCCCTCAGTCAGCTGATGGCCAGCCAGGATCAGTACCAACCAGCCCAGGacgacacacacaccaccacacacatccATACCTCAACCTCAACAAACCACAGCCCTGAACTGGAAATATGGGCATTCTACCTATTTTTATATTataatggatggatgggtggagtgGAAAGAAggtggaatggagagagggagggaggggaatgtGGATGGTTTTGCATCTTTCCCAGTGATGAAGTAAGGAACATTTGCATTTTGAGATAGATTTTTTGTAGAGTAGAGTTAGCTATATATTGAAATGAACTGCATGAATGTACAGgagtagaatcttaatttgatcactcttttgtgatcactggtaggcctgatcacgacaacgatgagacagcctatagggaggaggtcagagacatggcagtgtggtgccaggacaacaacctctccctcaatgtgagcaagacaaaggagctgatcgtgtactacaggaaaaggagggccgtacaggcccccattaacatcgacggggctgaaatggagcggatcgagagtttagttccttggtgtccacatcaccaacgaactatcatggtccaaacacaccaagacagttgtgaagagcgcacgacaacacattttccccctcaggagactggaaagatttggcatgggtccccagatcctcaaaaagttctacacctgcaccatcgagagcatccttaccgattgcatcactgcctggtatggcaactggtcgggatctgactgtaaggcgctacagagggtagtgcgaacggcccagtacatcactggggccaagcttcctgccatccaggacctatatactaggcagtgtcagaggaaggacccaaaaattgtcaacgactccagtcacccaagtcacagactgttctctctgctaccgcaaggcaagtggtaccggagtgcagagtctaggatcaaaaggctcctaaacagcttctacccccaagccataagactgctgaacaattaatcaaatggccaaccagtacatcactggggccaagcttcctgccatccaggacctatatactaggcagtgtcagaggaaggccccaaaaattgtcaacgactccagtcacccaagtcacagactgttctctctgctaccgcaaggcaagtggtaccggagtgcagagtctaggatcaaaaggctcctaaacagcttctacccccaagccataagactgctgaacaattaatcaaatggccaaccAGACTACTTACATTGATCCCCcatgctacttgctgtttattatctatgcacagtcactttacaaattacctcgactaacctgaacccctgcacattgacttggtaccggtagcccctgtatctagccttacatttacatttacattacatttaagtcatttagcagacgctcttatccagagcgacttacaaattggtgcattcaccttatgatatccagtggaacaaccactttacaatagtgcatctaactcttttaaggggggggggggggttagaaggattactttatcctatcctaggtattccttaaagaggtggggtttcaggtgtctccggaaggtggtgattgactccgctgacctggcgtcgtgagggagtttgttccaccattggggtgccagagcagcgaacagttttgactgggctgagcgggaactgtacttcctcagaggtagggaggcgagcaggccagaggtggatgaacgcagtgcccttgtttgggtgtagggcctgatcagagcctgaaggtacggaggtgccgttcccctcacagctccgtaggcaagcaccatggtcttgtaacggatgcgagcttcaactggaagccagtggagagagcggaggagcggggtgacgtgagagaacttgggaaagttgaacaccagacgggctgcggcgttctggatgagttgtagggatttaatggcacaggcagggagcccagccaacagcgagttgcagtaatccagacgggagatgacaagtgcctggattaggacctgcgccgcttcctgcgtgaggcagggtcgtactctgcgaatgttgtagagcatgaacctacaggaacgggtcaccgccttgatgttagttgagaacgacagggtgttgtccaggatcacgccaaggttcttagcactctgggaggaggacacaatggagttgtcaaccgtgatggcgagatcatggaacgggcagtccttccccgggaggaagagcagctccgtcttgccgaggttcagcttgaggtggtgatccgtcatccacactgatatgtctgccagacatgcagagatgcgattcaccacctccTTATCAGAGGGGGggatagccttgttattgttatgtaactttcttgtgttacttttttttattttttttattttttactttaagagagacaccacaaacTTAAAATCAATGCAAATGTCAGATTGTGGCTAACCTTTCAGTCAAAGCAATGTAAATCAGAGCTGGTTAATTTTTTTCTATCTTATCTGTTTTGTCTTGATTTTTGAGGGAGGGGCGAAGGGGAATCCCGATTAGAATATGTTGAGGGGAAAACACATTTTCTAACAAGAGCACATCAGGGTACTAAAATCTTTCCAACGTATTTTCTGCTCCATTTTCCATGAGTGGTGGACAATCGATATAGAAACCTTCCCTAAGTTGTTATTGCTGCTGACACTGTTGGGCTGAATTTCCATTCTCTATCCATTACCAAAACCACAGTGACATTTGAGGCCCAGATTGTGCCCCATGTGTAAACACACCTTTAACCACTGACAGCCTATTtgcctcatacacacacactgcaggatcTGCAAACTCAAAAGAAGACCACAGTTTCCCTTTGTTTTGACAGCAATATTAGACATTTTGTTAACCTCATTATTACAAATGCAAATGCCATGTAAAGTAAAAACATTGTACAAGCTTGGCAAAAATAAAGTATTTCCATGTCCATCAACATAGTTGCACTGAGAACATTTGCCTAGATATAGGTTTCTAGCCACGGGAGGGGCAAAAAATTCATCTGTGGTTTTTAGTGCTGagagattagtgctttttgataggggcgcaactttggttttagaaatgGGGGGGACAtaatatttttttgtattattatttttatccggtcagataaacactccaaacagccatCCCGACTGTTCAGAGGCGTCCGTGtcacagtataactttaaaccgtcccctcgcccagacacgggcgcgaaccagggaccctctgcacacatcaacaacggtcacccacgaagcgtcgttacccatcgctccacaaaagccgcggcccttgcagagcaaggggaaaccctacttcaggtctcagagcaagtgacgtaaccgattgaaatgctattagcgcgtacccgctaactagctagccatttcacatccgttacactcacccccctttcaacctcctccttttccgcagcaaccagtgatccgggtcaacagcatcaatgtaacagtataactttaaaccgtcccctcgccccgacacgggcgcaaaccagggaccctctgcacacatcaacaacggtcacccacgaagcatcgttacccatcgctccacaaaagccgcggcccttgcagagcaaggggaaaccctacttcaggtctcagagcaagtgacgtaaccaattgaaatgctattagcgcgtacccgctaactagctagccatttcacatccgttacactcacccccctttcaacctcctccttttccgcagcaaccagtgatccgggtcaacagcaccaatgtaacagtataactttaaaccgtcccctcgccccgacacgggcgcaaaccagggaccctctgcacacatcaacaacggtcacccacgaagcatcgttacccatcgctccacaaaagccgcggcccttgcagagcaaggggaaaccctacttcaggtctcagagcaagtgacgtaaccgattgaaatgctattagcgcgtacccgctaactagctagccatttcacatccgttacactcacccccctttcaacctcctccttttccgcagcaaccagtgatccgggtcaacagcatcaatgtaacagtataactttacgttgTCCCCTCACCCCGACacaggcgcgaaccagggaccctctgcacacatcaacaacggtcgcccaagaagcatcgttacccatcgctccacaaaggccacggcccttgcagagcaaggggaaaccctacttcaggtctcagagcaagtgacgtaaccgattgaaatgctattagcgcgtacccgctaactagctagccatttcacatccgttacatccgCATGGTCATAAAAAACACTCCTgcccccagtgaaagttgcacccttgCTTTTTGAAGTTGGTTCGGTTTGGGTTCGATAAAAAACCACGGTTTTTGATTTCGGTTTCCATTATTTGGGTTGAACGCTGTAACAATACAGCATAAACAATTAATACAAGTTCCATGATGATAGTGACTTCCCATTACTGCTCATcacttaaccatcatttattcaaatgtctttactttaataaaatatgtcAGATGTTGTGTATATTACTGTTAAAGGAATTTAATTCTTATAtgttcaattaaaacactctgcccattcATAAGAATTGGTGAGTGgagtatccgggagggagatgagtggaagaccgcgtttagtaccacatctggccattatgagtacctcgtcatgccgtatgggttgaagaatgctccagccgtctttcaGTCCTTCgtagacgagattctcagggacctgcacgggcagggtgtggtggtgtatatcgatgatatCCTGATCTATTCCGTCACGcgcgccgcgcatgtgtctctggtgcgcaaggtacttgggtgactgctggagcatgacctgtacgtcaaggctgagaaatgtgtggtctccaaacaagccgtttccttcctgggttatcgcatttccacctctggggtggtgatggagtgtgaccgcgttacagccgtacgtaattggccgactccgaccacggtaaaggaggtgcagcggtttttagggtttgccaattactaccggaggtttatcctgggttttggccaggtggctgctcccattacctcactgctgaagggggggccggaGCGGTTACGGTGGTCCGCGGAGGCGAACAGAGCTTTTAGTCGTCTGAAGGCGCCGTTTACCGACGCTCCCGTGTTGGCTCATACGgacccctctttggcgttcatagtggaggtggacgcgtccgaggctggggttggagccgtgctatcacagcgctcaggcacgccaccgaagctccgcccctgcgctttcttttcgaagaggctcggtccggcggagcgaaactatgacgtgggggaccgggagttgttagctgtggtaaaggctctgaaggtgtggagacactggcttgagggggccaaGCActctttcctcatctggactgactaccgtgatctggagtatatccgggcagcgaggagactgaatcctcgtcaggcaaggtgggccatgtttttcaccagaTTTAGGTTCACCATCTCCTATAGACCAGATTCCCTTAACACTAAGGCTGATgcgctgtcccgtctctatgacACCGAGGAGTGGTCCATCGACCCTACTCCCATCCTTCCAGCTTCGTGTCTGGTGGCActggtggtatgggaggtggacgcggacatcgagcgggcgttacggttGGAACCTGCGCCCCCACAGTGTCCATCGGGTCTTCagtacgtgccgcttggtgttcGTGACCAATTGATTCGGTGGGCCCATACGCTACCCTCTTCGGGTCATCCAGGTATTAAGAGGACAGTGTGGGGTCTTagggggaggtactggtggccgaccttagctaaggacgtgaggttttatgtttcctcctgttcggtgtgcgctcagagtaaggctcctagacacctgcctagaggtaagttacagcccctccccgttccacaacggccgtggtctcaTCTGTCGGTGGATTTTCTCACCGAccttcccccgtctcaggggaacactacaatcctggtcgttgtggattggttttctaagtcctgccgtctcctcccgttggcCGGGCTctctacggccctacagactgcggaggccctgtttacccacgtcttccaggcactacggggtgcccgaggacatcgtttctgatcggggtccccagttcacgtcccgagtttggagggcgtttatggagcgtctgggggtctcagtcagcctgacctcgggtttccaccccgagagtaatgggcaggtggagagagagaaccaggatgtgggtaggtttggacacacctccacattccagggtttttctatatttttactattttctacattgtagaataatagggaagatgcaaattaattacttaaaaatcatacaatgtgattttctggatttttgctttgtaagtaggaaaacctgcaaaatcggcagtgtatcaaatacttgttctccccactgtatatatatatacagtggggagaacaagtatttgatacactgccgattttgaaggttttcctacttacaaagcatgtagaggtctgtaatttttatcataggtacacttcaactgtgagagacggaatctaaaacaaaaatccagaaaatcacattgtgtgatttttaaataattaatttgcattttattgcatgacataagtatttgatacatcagaaaagcagaacttaatatttggtacagaaacctttgtttgcaattacagagctcatacgtttcctgtagttcttgaccatgtttgcacacactgcagcagggattttggcccactcctccatacagaccttctccagatccttcaggtttcggggctgtcgctgggcaatacggactttcagctccctccaaagattttctattgggttcaggtctggagactggctaggccactccaggaccttgagatgcttcttacggagccactccttagttgccctggctgtgtgtttcgggtcgttgtcatgctggaagacccagccacgacccatcttcaatgctcttactgagggaaggaggttgttggccaagatctcgcgatacatggccccatccatcctcccctcaatacgatgcagtcgtcctgtcccctttgcagaaaagcatccccaaagaatg
Protein-coding regions in this window:
- the LOC139541854 gene encoding taste receptor type 1 member 1-like, with the protein product MDVCGGVCVVLGWLVLILAGHQLTEGTGLQLPGDYSIYGLFPLHKLAPSSSNLPDLGACKEGKFNKHGYHLIQAMRFALEEINNGTKNQHLLPGVSLGYQAYDTCNQPASVLATLAMLAQQYQRTLWNNTGGDQRAVAVIGPDSSSYTFTPAAVLGSYLVPQISYEASNEMLSNKLLYPAFFRTIPSDKNQVDAMVQLLVRFNWTWIVLLGSDDSYGLQGIESLSLQAAHFDICIAYQGVIPELTSANNQTMRNIVKNIVKTKVNTIVVFSSKTKVSQFFPFVIEQGVTGKVWIGTEDWSVTTLVSGIPGIHTIGTVLGISIKYTAITGFEEFESHAVPKLLSGTSNGTMDLSVECLQNTDLSSVAPEIFSLGDYDIKSSYNVYKAVYAVAHALHQALGCGLGKCQKSEVLPWQLLPLLKQVRFSVGNSSIYFNENGDPPTGYDIVTWIWRGTEWSLREVGSYTADPNDLTVDPAQIEWGSDDGYTGKEVPPSICSPECPKGHRKLQTGQHKCCFDCLACAAHNFLNKTGSTRCQMCELYQWSPAESEVCLDRAVLVLAWGGPLSIALLLFLALTLLMTLGTGVIFLLNLGTPVVKSAGGHTCLVMLLALTAAAASALCHFGLPSQTDCLLKQPLFVFSFTVCLACVTVRSFQVVCIFKLSSKLPRAYDTWTKNHGPEVTVLVVSMTVLLISVLRVTLNPPYPSQDVDFYSDSIVTECSNTLSFWAMIELAYVSLLSMLCFSFSYMGKDLPANYNEAKCITFSLMIYMISWISFFTIYFVSRGEFAMAMHVLAIVSSVLGILGGYFMPKVYIMVLRPQMNTTSHFQNCIQIYTMNKD